The following are encoded together in the Microterricola viridarii genome:
- a CDS encoding glucose-6-phosphate dehydrogenase, with amino-acid sequence MATSAKTLIILGASGDLTARLLLPALGQLLTRDPGRSLHLLGADRRQLGRADWLARVKGSFAEADAAGPAVDTLLAGTEYRAVDVTRPEELHALLDACTGTPVLYFALPPAVTASVCAALAELTLPAGTTLALEKPFGVDEAAAVRLNAELHALVPEEQIHRVDHFLGRSTVNNLVGLRFANRIFEPLWNNNHIAAIDIIYDEQLGLEGRAGYYDKAGALVDMIQSHLLQVLAVLAMEPPSTLGAQDVRDAKGLVLRATRLRGGSPVRSSRRARYTAGTIEGTRLPAYVNEAGVDPARGTETLAELTLEVDTWRWAGVPFTLRSGKAVGARRREIVITFKPASWVPAGLTGSHEPTVLRISLAPDLMSLELNVNSEDDPDLLRRAALTASFGAGQLLAYSEVLGAMFDGDPTLSVRADAAEECWRIVAPAVAAWRADRVPLEEYAAGSEGPPRWPSTAVAEAETDQANKPR; translated from the coding sequence ATGGCGACGTCGGCGAAGACTCTCATCATCCTCGGTGCAAGCGGCGATCTCACCGCGCGCTTGCTGCTGCCGGCCCTGGGCCAGCTGCTCACCCGAGATCCGGGCCGCTCGCTGCACCTGCTCGGCGCCGACCGCAGGCAGCTCGGCCGAGCCGACTGGCTGGCCAGGGTGAAAGGCTCCTTCGCCGAGGCGGATGCCGCGGGACCCGCCGTGGACACCCTGCTCGCCGGCACCGAGTACCGCGCCGTCGACGTCACCCGGCCGGAGGAGTTGCACGCGCTGTTGGACGCCTGCACGGGAACGCCGGTGCTCTACTTCGCGCTGCCGCCGGCGGTGACTGCCAGCGTCTGCGCTGCACTGGCCGAGTTGACCCTGCCGGCCGGCACCACCCTCGCGCTGGAGAAACCGTTCGGCGTCGATGAGGCGGCGGCCGTCCGGTTGAACGCGGAGCTGCACGCGCTGGTGCCGGAGGAGCAGATCCACCGCGTCGACCACTTCCTCGGCCGCTCGACGGTGAACAACCTCGTTGGCCTGCGCTTCGCGAACCGCATCTTCGAACCGCTCTGGAACAACAACCACATCGCGGCCATCGACATCATCTACGACGAGCAGCTCGGCCTCGAGGGCCGGGCCGGCTACTACGACAAGGCGGGGGCGCTGGTCGACATGATCCAGAGCCACCTGCTGCAGGTGCTCGCCGTGCTCGCCATGGAACCGCCGTCCACCCTGGGCGCCCAGGATGTGCGCGACGCGAAGGGCCTCGTCCTGCGCGCGACGCGCCTGCGCGGCGGCAGCCCGGTGCGCTCCAGCCGGAGGGCCCGCTACACGGCGGGGACGATCGAGGGCACCCGGCTCCCTGCCTACGTGAACGAGGCCGGCGTCGACCCGGCGCGCGGCACAGAGACGCTCGCAGAGCTCACGCTGGAGGTCGACACCTGGCGCTGGGCGGGAGTGCCGTTCACGCTGCGCTCCGGCAAGGCCGTCGGTGCCCGCCGGCGGGAGATCGTGATCACCTTCAAACCGGCGTCGTGGGTGCCGGCCGGGCTGACGGGGAGCCACGAGCCGACCGTGCTGCGCATCTCCCTGGCACCCGACCTGATGTCGCTGGAGCTGAATGTGAACAGCGAAGACGACCCGGACCTGTTGCGCCGGGCCGCACTCACCGCCTCGTTCGGCGCGGGGCAGTTGTTGGCCTATTCAGAGGTATTGGGCGCCATGTTCGACGGCGACCCCACGCTCTCGGTGCGGGCGGATGCCGCAGAGGAGTGCTGGCGCATCGTGGCGCCGGCGGTGGCGGCGTGGAGGGCCGACCGGGTGCCGCTCGAGGAGTACGCGGCCGGGTCGGAGGGGCCGCCCCGCTGGCCCAGCACGGCCGTGGCGGAGGCGGAGACGGATCAGGCCAACAAGCCGCGGTAG
- a CDS encoding thiolase family protein: MFDHRSPVIVAARRTAITSTGRALAQHSVDALAASVLRAVADELAPAGRSVGEVILGNCMGPGGNVSRLAALRAGLGDGVPAVTVDRQCGSGLEAVLQAGRLVRSGDAELVLAGGAESASTAPWRFWPPQGEAAARRYTRAPFAPDGWPDPDMGEAADAVAARFGIGRARQDDWAARSHHLASAHRDRGGFDGEIVAVDGERRDDRPRATLDTGRLGRFTAAFSAGGTVTAGNSCGVSDGAAAMAVTTEAVRAELGLPGLRIVATAAAGSDPALPGIGAVAAVERLLADTGVRVSELDAIEITEAFAAQVLAVSDLLGLDEERICTDGGAIALGHPWGASGAVLLVRLAARMFASDNARYGLAACSIGGGQGLAMLVERAA, translated from the coding sequence ATGTTTGACCACCGCAGCCCCGTGATCGTGGCGGCCCGGCGCACCGCGATCACCTCCACCGGCCGCGCCCTGGCGCAACACAGCGTCGACGCGCTCGCCGCCTCCGTGCTGCGGGCCGTCGCCGACGAGCTGGCCCCGGCCGGCCGGTCGGTCGGCGAGGTGATCCTGGGCAACTGCATGGGGCCAGGCGGCAACGTCTCCCGGCTGGCCGCCCTGCGCGCGGGCCTGGGCGATGGCGTTCCTGCCGTCACCGTCGACCGGCAGTGCGGCTCGGGCCTCGAAGCCGTGCTGCAGGCCGGCCGCCTGGTGCGCTCCGGCGACGCAGAGCTCGTGCTGGCGGGCGGGGCGGAATCGGCGTCGACGGCGCCGTGGCGGTTCTGGCCGCCGCAGGGCGAGGCAGCTGCCCGCCGCTACACCCGGGCCCCGTTCGCGCCGGACGGCTGGCCTGACCCAGACATGGGCGAGGCGGCGGATGCCGTCGCCGCCCGTTTCGGCATCGGCCGAGCGCGTCAGGACGACTGGGCCGCGCGCTCCCACCACCTGGCCAGCGCCCACCGCGACCGGGGCGGCTTCGACGGCGAGATCGTCGCCGTCGACGGAGAGCGCAGGGACGACCGGCCGCGCGCGACGCTGGACACCGGCCGGCTGGGCCGGTTCACAGCGGCGTTCAGCGCTGGCGGCACCGTGACGGCTGGTAACTCCTGCGGGGTCTCTGACGGTGCAGCGGCCATGGCCGTCACCACCGAGGCGGTGCGCGCCGAACTCGGCCTGCCCGGCCTGCGCATCGTCGCGACAGCCGCGGCCGGCTCCGACCCGGCCCTGCCCGGCATCGGTGCGGTCGCCGCCGTCGAACGCCTGCTCGCCGACACTGGAGTGCGGGTGTCTGAGCTCGACGCGATCGAGATCACCGAGGCCTTCGCGGCCCAGGTTCTGGCGGTGAGCGACCTGCTCGGCCTCGACGAAGAGCGCATCTGCACCGATGGCGGCGCGATCGCCCTCGGCCACCCCTGGGGGGCATCCGGGGCCGTGCTGCTCGTGCGCCTGGCCGCACGCATGTTCGCCTCAGACAACGCCCGCTACGGCCTCGCCGCATGCTCGATCGGCGGCGGCCAAGGGCTCGCCATGCTCGTGGAGCGTGCGGCATGA
- a CDS encoding AMP-binding enzyme: MTTTPWLGGADADTALTLSGSPLSYGALREQVAGHVLAPGDIVRADYVDDTAVLVTVLAALAQGRPVLVSDPLNPAPLPGAVQPSTGLLLMTSGSSGRSRAVARTAASWFDSFAPFTAATGLRSTDIVALTGPLHVSMHLFAALHTLWLGAELRGAVSDSTLGAAAGADAGPTAAHCTPAVLRRLLSAEALPARLIVAGAALQGAGRAAAEARGSRVTEYYGAAELSFVAVSGRAGRLRPFPGVEIEQRDAGVAWVRSPYLSLGYAATAHGRVAGGALRRDDRGFASVGDLVELAPDGTVAVRGRADTAVTTAGSTVLSEDIERALEGIAGLGSVAVLAEPHPVLGEIVVAVLERTPALEQGQTAVVRTAAAALLNPVERPRRWLLVDALPRTASGKLAKGVLRAGLDSGAIPFADLLASDHGAATDV, translated from the coding sequence GTGACAACCACGCCGTGGCTGGGCGGGGCCGACGCCGACACGGCGTTGACCCTGTCGGGGAGCCCGCTCAGCTACGGCGCTCTCCGCGAGCAGGTCGCCGGGCATGTGCTCGCACCTGGCGACATCGTGCGGGCGGATTACGTCGACGACACCGCAGTGCTGGTGACCGTGCTCGCCGCCCTCGCGCAAGGCCGTCCGGTGCTGGTCAGCGACCCGCTGAACCCGGCACCACTGCCGGGTGCGGTGCAGCCGTCGACCGGGCTGCTGCTGATGACCTCCGGGTCTTCCGGCCGGTCCAGGGCCGTCGCCCGCACGGCCGCGTCGTGGTTCGATTCCTTCGCGCCGTTCACCGCCGCCACCGGCCTGCGCAGCACCGACATCGTCGCGCTCACCGGGCCACTGCACGTGTCGATGCACCTCTTCGCCGCCCTGCACACGCTGTGGCTGGGCGCGGAACTCCGCGGCGCGGTCTCCGACAGCACCCTGGGTGCCGCGGCCGGTGCTGACGCCGGGCCGACCGCGGCGCACTGCACCCCGGCCGTGCTGCGCCGGCTGCTCTCTGCCGAGGCGCTGCCCGCCCGCCTCATCGTGGCCGGCGCCGCCTTGCAGGGCGCCGGCCGTGCCGCCGCCGAGGCCCGCGGTTCGAGGGTCACCGAGTACTACGGGGCCGCCGAACTCTCGTTCGTGGCCGTCAGCGGCCGGGCCGGCCGGCTGCGGCCCTTCCCCGGTGTCGAGATCGAGCAACGTGACGCCGGCGTCGCGTGGGTGCGCTCCCCCTACCTCTCGCTGGGTTACGCCGCGACGGCGCACGGCCGGGTCGCCGGCGGTGCGCTGCGGCGCGACGACCGCGGCTTCGCGAGCGTCGGCGACCTGGTCGAGCTCGCCCCGGACGGCACCGTGGCGGTACGGGGGCGCGCCGACACCGCCGTGACGACCGCCGGCAGCACCGTGCTGAGCGAGGACATCGAACGCGCGCTCGAAGGCATCGCCGGGCTCGGAAGCGTCGCCGTGCTCGCCGAGCCGCACCCCGTTCTCGGCGAGATCGTCGTCGCCGTGCTCGAACGCACCCCCGCGCTCGAGCAGGGGCAGACCGCTGTCGTGCGCACGGCCGCCGCCGCACTGCTGAACCCGGTGGAGCGTCCGCGGCGCTGGCTGCTCGTGGATGCCCTCCCCCGCACGGCATCCGGCAAACTGGCCAAGGGTGTTCTGCGCGCCGGGCTCGACTCCGGCGCCATTCCCTTCGCCGACCTTCTCGCCTCAGATCATGGAGCCGCCACCGATGTTTGA
- a CDS encoding biotin transporter BioY gives MTQHTTPPATRRTLSARDLASIATFAALIAALGLPGSLYIGAAAVPITFQTLGVMLAGAILGARNGFLAVLLLEVLVAAGLPLLSGGRGGIGVFLGPTGGYLVGWLLGALVIGWFTARLLPRYPLWAALGATALGGIVAIYLIGVPWLAVSTGTPLLVAFTGGLVFLPGDILKVVVTVLVAKQVHRAWPGLIADRRRSASAPANSDSAPTAAMQP, from the coding sequence ATGACACAGCACACCACGCCGCCCGCAACGCGGCGCACCCTGAGCGCTCGCGACCTCGCATCCATCGCCACCTTCGCGGCGCTCATCGCGGCCCTGGGCCTGCCCGGATCCCTCTACATCGGCGCCGCCGCCGTGCCGATCACGTTCCAGACGTTGGGCGTGATGTTGGCCGGGGCGATCCTCGGCGCACGCAACGGCTTTCTCGCCGTGCTGCTGCTCGAGGTGCTCGTCGCCGCCGGGTTGCCGCTGCTCTCCGGCGGGCGCGGCGGCATCGGGGTGTTCCTCGGCCCGACCGGCGGCTACCTCGTCGGCTGGCTTCTCGGCGCGCTCGTCATCGGCTGGTTCACGGCCCGGCTGCTGCCCCGCTACCCGCTGTGGGCTGCCCTCGGTGCGACGGCGCTCGGCGGAATCGTCGCCATCTACCTGATCGGCGTGCCCTGGCTGGCAGTCAGCACGGGCACCCCGCTGCTGGTCGCGTTCACCGGCGGCCTGGTCTTCCTGCCCGGCGACATCCTCAAGGTGGTCGTGACCGTGCTCGTCGCCAAGCAGGTGCACCGCGCCTGGCCCGGCCTCATCGCCGACCGCAGGCGCAGCGCCTCGGCGCCAGCGAACTCGGATTCGGCCCCCACGGCGGCGATGCAGCCGTGA
- a CDS encoding energy-coupling factor ABC transporter ATP-binding protein: MSGIVFDGVSHGYGERPVLHGIDLEITERRVGIVGANGSGKSTLARMINGLVTPDHGRVSVQGLDVARNGREVRRQVGFVFTNPDNQIVMPTVAEDVAFSLRRRGLDKAEVASRVAATLERFGLAGHADHAAHRLSGGQKQLLALAAVLVTEPAIVVADEPTTLLDARNARVITEMLTNLDQQVVVVTHQLDLLAGFDRVIVVDDGRIVGDDVPDAAIERYRGLLA, encoded by the coding sequence ATGAGCGGCATCGTGTTCGACGGCGTCTCGCACGGCTACGGCGAGCGCCCTGTGCTGCACGGCATCGACCTCGAGATCACCGAGCGACGGGTGGGGATCGTCGGGGCGAACGGCTCGGGCAAGTCAACGCTCGCGCGCATGATCAACGGCCTGGTCACCCCCGACCACGGCCGGGTGAGCGTTCAGGGGCTGGACGTTGCCCGGAACGGGCGCGAGGTGCGCCGGCAGGTCGGCTTCGTGTTCACGAACCCCGACAACCAGATCGTGATGCCGACGGTCGCAGAGGATGTCGCGTTCAGCCTGCGCCGGCGCGGCCTCGACAAGGCGGAGGTCGCCTCCCGGGTGGCCGCCACCCTGGAACGGTTCGGGCTGGCCGGGCATGCCGATCATGCAGCCCACCGGCTCTCCGGCGGGCAGAAGCAGCTGCTGGCCCTCGCCGCCGTGCTCGTGACCGAGCCGGCGATCGTCGTCGCCGACGAGCCGACCACCCTGCTCGACGCCCGCAACGCGCGGGTGATCACCGAGATGCTGACGAACCTCGACCAGCAGGTGGTCGTGGTGACCCACCAGCTGGATCTGCTGGCCGGATTCGACCGGGTGATCGTCGTCGACGACGGCCGCATCGTCGGCGATGACGTTCCGGATGCCGCGATCGAGCGCTACCGCGGCTTGTTGGCCTGA